A genome region from Jeotgalibacillus aurantiacus includes the following:
- the addB gene encoding helicase-exonuclease AddAB subunit AddB — MEMEIRMGRSGTGKTDSIIRDITSAVKADPSGQPIFLIVPEQMTFQSEYRLALETGGMVRVQVMSFTRLAWRVLQETGGAARQHINRTGTNMLVRKLISEEKDHLVMFNKAARKHGFTGHVEKMLTELRRYCVRPSELLEKTAELSAESAPKSLVDKLKDIERIYEGYDRHLKDKYIDSEDYLQLLAQKIEQSDLIRRSTIYIDGFHSFTPQEYLVIEKLIKQSEQVTAALTVDADFKDPALFRQTTETFYTLKNIAEEMGSSFKMERFTENEKYRGSGLEFLERFFDQPLKSFEEQADLLVIESANRRAEAEAVAREIRRLARDEQYRYKDIAVLLRNGEAYHEVIEPVFNDYEIPYFIDKKRTMLNHPLIEFIRSTLEIVTKHWRYEAVFRAIKTEMFFPPEADAEILRGKMDRLENFVLAQGIQGDRWLNEKGFYYKRFKGLDFVHLPQTDDERMIQDELNDMRELVTEPLKQLISQLSQAKTIRGFCESLFLYLEHLQVPEKLEAMSVKAEGEGDVASAREHDQAWDAVMDLLNQFVEISGDEKMTVNEFSSVLDAGIEALEFSLVPPAIDQVIVADMELSRLPAVKASFVMGVNDGVLPARIQDDGILAEDDRVFLERAGMKLAPGVRERLSGEDFLAYRAFTSPSEKLIMSYPIADEEGKSLIVSPYIKKVTDILPDHKQKLAVNDPVEITTAEQIDYICHPVPTASFLTSQLQQLRKDYPIHDSWRETYNFYVRDHGWKEKSRTILSGLFYENRANPLSMEAAKELYGSSILASVSRMERLNSCAFSHFSSHGLKLQERSIYRLEAPNIGELFHAALKWISEELLKKGVSWKSLSRNECAELAQAAVTHIGPQLQHDILNSSNKHRYIARKLQGVISQASYILSEHARAGDFEPLRVELGFGPRQELPPLHVQLDGGSEMALQGRIDRVDQARAGDRVYLRVIDYKSSVKDLDFTEIYYGLSLQMMTYLDVALENADRLVKQKAEPAGVLYFHLHNPLIKTKKPLSDEELQQEMLKKYKMKGLILGDEEVVQLMDLTLEQGNSSIISAGFKKDGKLRSDSKTASRSQFEFMRKHTRNMFKHSGNRIVNGDVSIDPYEYKKRTPCQFCSYRSVCQFDTGLEENRYRSLKPKKAEDLFSAMKEDTHDSSETR; from the coding sequence ATGGAAATGGAGATAAGAATGGGACGTTCGGGAACGGGAAAAACGGATTCGATTATTCGGGATATTACATCTGCTGTAAAAGCAGATCCGTCCGGACAACCGATTTTCCTGATTGTACCTGAGCAAATGACGTTTCAGTCTGAATACCGGCTTGCACTCGAGACGGGCGGTATGGTAAGGGTTCAGGTGATGAGCTTTACCCGGCTGGCGTGGCGGGTGCTGCAGGAGACGGGAGGAGCGGCGCGGCAGCATATTAACCGTACCGGGACGAATATGCTCGTGAGAAAATTAATCTCAGAAGAAAAAGATCATCTCGTGATGTTTAATAAAGCCGCACGTAAACACGGATTTACCGGGCATGTTGAAAAAATGCTGACGGAATTGAGACGGTATTGCGTGCGTCCTTCTGAACTGCTTGAAAAAACAGCTGAACTTTCTGCTGAATCTGCCCCGAAATCACTGGTGGATAAGCTGAAGGATATTGAACGTATTTACGAGGGTTACGATCGCCACTTAAAAGATAAATATATAGATTCCGAGGACTATTTACAGCTTCTGGCTCAAAAAATAGAACAGTCGGATCTGATCAGACGTTCAACGATATACATAGATGGATTTCACAGCTTTACACCTCAGGAGTATCTGGTTATTGAAAAATTGATCAAACAGTCGGAACAGGTGACAGCGGCACTCACTGTCGATGCCGATTTTAAAGATCCTGCACTGTTCAGACAAACAACAGAAACGTTTTATACATTAAAAAACATTGCAGAGGAAATGGGATCCTCATTTAAAATGGAGCGCTTTACCGAAAACGAAAAGTATCGGGGCAGCGGTCTTGAATTTCTGGAGCGGTTTTTTGATCAGCCGCTGAAGTCATTTGAAGAACAGGCAGATCTGCTGGTAATTGAATCGGCCAACCGCCGGGCAGAGGCTGAAGCGGTTGCGCGTGAGATCCGCAGACTTGCAAGAGATGAACAATACCGTTATAAGGATATAGCCGTTCTGCTTCGTAATGGAGAAGCCTATCATGAGGTCATCGAACCTGTATTTAATGATTATGAAATTCCGTATTTCATAGATAAAAAACGGACGATGCTGAATCATCCGCTGATTGAATTTATCCGCTCAACGCTTGAAATCGTCACAAAACATTGGCGATATGAAGCGGTTTTCAGAGCAATCAAGACGGAGATGTTCTTCCCGCCTGAAGCGGATGCAGAAATACTCCGCGGGAAAATGGACCGCCTGGAGAATTTCGTTCTTGCGCAGGGGATTCAGGGAGACCGCTGGCTGAATGAAAAAGGATTTTATTATAAACGGTTTAAGGGACTCGATTTTGTGCACCTGCCACAGACGGATGATGAGAGAATGATTCAGGACGAGCTGAATGACATGAGAGAGCTCGTCACTGAGCCGCTTAAACAGCTGATCAGTCAGCTGTCTCAGGCAAAAACCATTCGAGGTTTTTGCGAATCGCTGTTTTTATACCTGGAACATCTCCAGGTGCCGGAGAAGCTCGAAGCCATGTCAGTCAAGGCAGAAGGCGAGGGTGATGTTGCATCTGCAAGAGAGCATGATCAGGCGTGGGATGCTGTCATGGACCTGTTGAATCAGTTTGTGGAAATCTCCGGTGACGAAAAGATGACAGTGAATGAGTTCAGCAGTGTGCTTGATGCAGGAATTGAAGCGCTTGAGTTTTCGCTCGTGCCGCCAGCCATTGATCAGGTAATTGTGGCAGATATGGAACTCTCGAGGCTGCCTGCAGTCAAAGCGTCATTTGTGATGGGTGTTAATGATGGCGTACTGCCTGCCCGTATTCAGGATGACGGAATCCTGGCTGAGGACGATCGTGTATTTTTGGAAAGGGCAGGAATGAAGCTTGCTCCCGGTGTGAGAGAGCGTCTTTCCGGTGAGGATTTTCTTGCCTACAGAGCATTTACTTCACCATCTGAAAAGCTGATCATGAGCTACCCGATTGCCGATGAGGAAGGAAAGTCATTGATTGTATCGCCGTATATCAAAAAAGTAACGGATATACTGCCCGATCATAAACAGAAGCTTGCCGTTAATGATCCGGTTGAAATCACCACAGCGGAGCAGATTGACTATATTTGTCATCCTGTTCCGACCGCTTCCTTTTTGACATCTCAGCTTCAGCAGCTGAGAAAGGATTATCCGATCCACGACAGCTGGCGTGAAACGTACAATTTCTATGTGCGTGATCACGGATGGAAAGAGAAAAGCAGAACCATTTTGTCAGGATTATTTTATGAAAATCGCGCGAATCCACTGTCAATGGAAGCGGCAAAGGAACTTTACGGATCATCGATTCTTGCAAGTGTGTCGAGAATGGAGCGGCTCAACAGCTGTGCCTTTTCCCATTTTTCAAGTCACGGTCTGAAGCTTCAGGAGCGGAGTATCTACAGGCTTGAAGCGCCTAATATCGGAGAGCTGTTCCACGCGGCATTAAAATGGATTTCTGAAGAGCTTTTGAAAAAAGGAGTCAGCTGGAAATCACTCAGCCGTAACGAATGTGCAGAGCTTGCACAGGCTGCAGTCACACATATTGGCCCTCAGCTTCAGCATGACATTTTAAACAGCTCCAATAAGCATCGTTATATTGCAAGAAAGCTTCAGGGAGTGATCAGTCAGGCATCTTATATTCTAAGTGAGCATGCGCGGGCTGGCGATTTTGAACCGTTGAGAGTAGAGCTTGGATTTGGTCCGCGTCAGGAGCTTCCGCCACTTCACGTTCAACTGGATGGCGGCAGTGAAATGGCGCTGCAGGGACGGATTGACCGCGTCGATCAGGCAAGGGCAGGGGATCGCGTTTACCTGAGAGTGATTGATTATAAATCAAGCGTCAAGGACCTTGATTTCACTGAGATTTATTATGGTTTGTCACTTCAGATGATGACGTATCTCGATGTCGCCCTTGAAAATGCCGACCGGCTTGTTAAGCAGAAGGCGGAGCCAGCCGGGGTTTTATATTTCCATCTTCATAATCCGCTGATTAAAACGAAGAAGCCGTTAAGCGATGAGGAACTTCAACAGGAGATGTTGAAAAAATATAAAATGAAAGGCCTGATACTCGGTGATGAAGAAGTCGTTCAATTAATGGACCTGACACTTGAACAGGGGAACTCTTCCATTATCTCTGCGGGCTTTAAAAAGGACGGAAAGCTTCGTTCAGATTCAAAAACAGCAAGCCGCTCACAGTTTGAATTTATGAGAAAACATACTCGCAACATGTTCAAACATTCCGGGAACAGGATTGTAAACGGGGATGTGTCGATTGATCCTTATGAATATAAAAAGCGGACGCCGTGCCAGTTTTGTTCCTATCGTTCTGTATGCCAGTTTGATACTGGACTTGAGGAAAACCGGTACCGGTCGCTTAAGCCGAAAAAAGCAGAAGATTTATTCAGTGCCATGAAGGAGGATACACATGATTCCAGTGAAACCCGCTGA
- the lepB gene encoding signal peptidase I yields the protein MESWKKEGFEWLKALAVGVVIVLIVRIFLFSNYVVEGVSMQPTLQDGNKLVINKIGYQIGELDRFDVIVFHANESEDYVKRVIGLPGDEVTYEDDKLYINGEYYEEPYLDEFHAENADGRLTGDFTLEELTGQTTVPEGMIFVLGDNRQESLDSRIFGFVDQESVVGKVDLRYWPLDELDVRFYD from the coding sequence ATGGAATCGTGGAAAAAAGAAGGCTTCGAATGGCTCAAAGCACTAGCTGTTGGTGTGGTGATCGTATTGATCGTACGCATTTTCCTTTTCTCGAATTATGTAGTAGAAGGAGTATCAATGCAGCCGACTTTACAGGATGGAAATAAGCTTGTTATTAATAAAATTGGTTATCAGATTGGTGAACTTGACCGTTTTGATGTAATTGTCTTTCATGCCAACGAGTCAGAAGATTATGTAAAGCGTGTGATTGGGCTGCCTGGTGATGAGGTGACCTATGAAGACGATAAACTGTATATAAACGGTGAGTATTATGAAGAGCCGTATCTGGATGAATTCCATGCAGAAAATGCGGATGGCCGTCTGACAGGTGATTTTACACTTGAGGAGCTGACGGGTCAGACAACAGTCCCTGAAGGAATGATTTTTGTTCTTGGAGATAACAGACAGGAAAGCCTGGACAGCCGTATTTTCGGATTCGTTGATCAGGAATCTGTAGTTGGAAAAGTGGACCTTCGCTATTGGCCTTTAGATGAACTTGATGTCCGGTTTTATGACTGA
- a CDS encoding S9 family peptidase, with protein MSEKRKMTAEDLYLIESLTDPRWSPDGKEVLYVKTHIDQGEHTYVSNLFHFDVESGESTQWTYGDKRVSSPRWSPDGKKIVFLSSRSGKNELYVLSKSGGEARKLTDTDHGVSNPVWAPCGTKIAFNVSVKPGDSLKAEKKDEKEDKKLKPYVADTMKYKADGAGLLDEKERQIAVLDLKTEEAELITEGENSYSLLDWSPEGEWLAYVTDADEKNKDFSFNNELYLHSLKNGEKQKVKTAEGYTGFGKWSPDGSKFAYTASGRTYENATHSEIWVYDPSLKTSQCLTEGIDAPVGDYAVADIQQGAGVPGLVWNDNNSFYFVLSDQGNVALYYGSLEGEVYPALEGSHHVYGFDVHGPTQQVAAAISTNTNPGDLHILHIPNGKNEKVTDVNEKLLNEVEIVQPEDVQYESTDGFTVKGWMMKPAGFEEGKKYPLILEIHGGPHAMYANTFFHEMQLLAARGYAVLYVNPRGSHGYGQTFVDAVRGDYGGGDYRDLMAAVDGALEQFDFIDQTRLGVTGGSYGGFMTNWITGQTDRFKAAVTQRCISNWISFYGVSDIGYYFSEWQIQADLGDIDTLWKHSPLAYADNIKTPLLILHSEKDYRCPIEQAEQLYIALKRKEKTTRLVRFPESDHNLSRTGKPHLRLERLNHITGWFSEYL; from the coding sequence ATGAGTGAAAAAAGAAAAATGACGGCAGAGGATTTGTATTTAATTGAATCGCTTACCGATCCACGCTGGTCGCCGGATGGAAAAGAAGTTCTTTATGTAAAAACACATATTGATCAGGGTGAGCATACATACGTTTCTAATTTATTTCATTTTGATGTGGAATCAGGAGAGTCAACCCAATGGACATATGGGGATAAAAGAGTGTCTTCACCGCGCTGGTCCCCGGATGGAAAGAAGATCGTTTTCCTTTCAAGCCGCAGCGGAAAGAACGAGCTTTATGTGCTCTCAAAATCCGGAGGAGAGGCCAGAAAGCTGACTGATACGGATCATGGCGTTTCAAATCCTGTATGGGCTCCGTGCGGAACGAAAATTGCTTTTAACGTATCGGTTAAACCCGGTGATTCACTGAAAGCGGAAAAGAAGGATGAAAAAGAAGATAAAAAACTGAAACCTTATGTGGCAGATACGATGAAATATAAAGCGGACGGGGCAGGGCTTCTTGATGAGAAGGAAAGACAGATTGCTGTTTTGGATCTTAAAACAGAAGAAGCAGAGCTAATAACAGAAGGTGAAAACAGCTACAGTCTGCTGGACTGGTCTCCTGAGGGTGAATGGCTCGCTTATGTAACGGACGCTGATGAAAAAAACAAGGACTTCTCTTTTAATAATGAACTATATCTGCATTCGCTTAAAAACGGTGAAAAGCAGAAAGTGAAAACAGCAGAAGGATATACAGGTTTTGGGAAATGGTCACCTGATGGAAGTAAGTTTGCTTATACAGCAAGTGGACGTACGTATGAAAATGCCACTCATTCTGAAATCTGGGTATATGACCCATCACTGAAAACATCGCAGTGCCTGACTGAAGGAATTGATGCACCAGTTGGAGATTATGCAGTAGCTGACATTCAACAGGGTGCTGGTGTTCCGGGGCTTGTGTGGAACGATAACAACAGTTTTTATTTTGTACTGAGTGACCAGGGAAATGTCGCGCTGTACTACGGCTCTCTGGAAGGAGAGGTATATCCGGCTCTGGAAGGAAGCCATCACGTATACGGCTTTGATGTGCATGGTCCAACTCAGCAGGTGGCAGCCGCGATCAGTACGAATACAAATCCGGGAGATCTGCATATTTTGCATATCCCAAATGGTAAAAATGAAAAAGTGACTGACGTAAATGAAAAGCTTCTTAACGAAGTGGAAATTGTCCAGCCGGAGGACGTACAGTATGAAAGTACAGACGGGTTTACCGTAAAAGGCTGGATGATGAAGCCTGCCGGTTTTGAGGAAGGGAAAAAGTATCCGCTTATTCTTGAAATTCACGGTGGTCCGCATGCGATGTACGCTAATACCTTTTTCCATGAAATGCAGCTTCTGGCGGCACGGGGCTATGCCGTGTTGTACGTTAACCCACGCGGGAGTCACGGCTATGGACAAACCTTTGTTGATGCCGTACGCGGCGATTACGGCGGGGGAGATTACCGTGATCTGATGGCTGCGGTGGACGGTGCACTTGAGCAATTTGATTTTATCGATCAAACGCGTCTTGGCGTGACAGGTGGAAGCTATGGCGGGTTTATGACAAACTGGATTACAGGACAGACGGACCGCTTTAAGGCTGCTGTTACCCAGCGCTGTATCAGTAACTGGATCAGTTTTTACGGAGTCAGCGATATTGGTTATTATTTCAGTGAATGGCAGATCCAGGCGGACCTTGGCGATATCGACACGCTTTGGAAGCATTCTCCGCTGGCTTATGCCGACAATATTAAAACGCCGCTCTTGATATTGCACAGTGAAAAGGATTACCGTTGTCCAATTGAACAGGCAGAGCAGCTGTATATTGCACTTAAGCGAAAAGAAAAAACAACGAGGCTCGTACGGTTCCCTGAATCAGATCACAACCTTTCCCGGACAGGAAAACCTCATTTAAGACTGGAAAGGCTGAATCATATTACAGGCTGGTTTTCAGAATATCTGTAA
- the addA gene encoding helicase-exonuclease AddAB subunit AddA, with translation MIPVKPAEATWTDDQWKAIWEKDRDILVAAAAGSGKTAVLVERLIQKVLNPDDPADIDQLLVVTFTNASAAEMKHRVGEALEKALAENPESRRLRRQMSLLNKASISTLHSFCLDVIRKYYYLIDIDPGFRIADDTEAELLKDEVIEELLEREYGIPENDSFYELVEAVTNDRSDDALHQLIRRLHTFSRSHANPDEWLDRIIELHQTDGMDIDDHPLAGYILFHVQLEIEGAIQLIEMALQSSREPGGPAPRAVNYDDDLRQLMMLKSASGWAETETALQAISFTRLKPCKGDDYNEDLVEQAKKWRDQAKKMIDALKDSFFSRAPDRLLQDMNKMTGQLSTLIELVKEFEHGFREAKEERGLVDFNDLEHFCLDILREPGTNDPSQAAIHYRNQFKEVLVDEYQDTNMVQETILQLVKTGTEKNGNLFMVGDVKQSIYRFRLAEPNLFLGKYRSFQQPDSGLKIDLSMNFRSRPEVLDGVNFIFRQIMGEMVGEIDYDQDAELVNGAPYPKEQTTPVKLALIDQADPDVPEETAEEVMDERELERSVLEARYMIREIRQMIDENRQVYDVKQKRYRPLAYRDIVILTRSMTWTPDIMDEFRQAGIPLYANLSTGYFDATEVAIMMSLLKVIDNPMQDIPLASVLRSPVMRCTEEQLATIRTFASSGTFWDALQAFYHQGGRAKDEGLHDKLGRFLENLKKWRSIARMGSVSALVWQLFRDTQFYDFVGGLPGGKQRQANLRALYDRARQYESTSFRGLFRFLRFIERMRDRGNDLGTARAISEQEDVVRLMTIHSSKGLEFPVVFISGMARQFNEMDLRGRFFLDKEFGLAMPYVNTTARLSYDTLPQMAFKEKKRLENLAEEMRILYVAMTRAKEELILIGTVADAEKAFEKWSASGNHADWLLPDYTRKGARSYLDWVGAALVRHQDFHEVQSDRVLPDSSKWKVNRILKEELQQNEKKDEQASADLEHVQKHEPLHVDSSYKEEVLNRLTWHYAYENASVTRSKQSVSDIKRQNEVRDEYSVDQVVKKDRKKLYDRPAFMQEEKMTAAERGTVMHAVMQQIPLTQKPDRESVQTLLSELVLKEILTEEQAKSVRINQLLGFFDSPLGKRLLSAKSVSREVPFTIAASPEEAGLKGKVNDHIIIQGIADCLFEDEQGLVLLDYKTDFTDRSNPLEEEKLAARYRVQVDLYKKALEKSLNRNINESYLYFFHSEMVIKMEE, from the coding sequence ATGATTCCAGTGAAACCCGCTGAAGCCACGTGGACCGATGATCAGTGGAAGGCAATATGGGAAAAAGACCGGGATATTCTCGTTGCAGCGGCAGCAGGATCAGGAAAAACAGCTGTCCTGGTTGAGCGGCTCATTCAAAAAGTGCTGAACCCGGATGACCCGGCAGATATTGATCAGCTGCTTGTCGTAACCTTTACCAATGCCTCAGCAGCTGAAATGAAGCATAGAGTCGGGGAAGCGCTCGAAAAGGCGCTTGCTGAAAATCCTGAATCACGACGTCTCAGACGCCAGATGAGTCTGTTAAATAAAGCCTCCATCTCAACGCTGCACTCATTTTGTCTTGATGTGATCCGTAAATATTATTATCTGATTGATATCGATCCCGGATTTCGAATCGCGGATGATACAGAAGCTGAGCTGTTAAAAGATGAAGTGATCGAAGAGCTTCTTGAAAGAGAGTACGGAATACCTGAAAATGATTCTTTTTATGAACTTGTCGAAGCGGTCACAAATGATCGCAGTGACGATGCACTTCACCAGCTGATCAGAAGGCTCCACACCTTCTCGAGATCTCACGCCAATCCGGATGAGTGGCTGGACCGGATTATTGAACTACACCAGACTGACGGAATGGACATCGATGATCATCCGCTTGCCGGGTATATTTTGTTTCATGTCCAGCTTGAAATAGAAGGGGCGATTCAGCTGATTGAAATGGCATTGCAATCTTCCCGTGAGCCTGGCGGACCGGCACCAAGAGCGGTGAACTATGACGATGATCTCAGACAGCTGATGATGCTGAAAAGCGCATCAGGATGGGCAGAAACAGAAACAGCTTTACAAGCGATTTCTTTTACAAGGCTGAAGCCGTGTAAAGGAGACGACTATAACGAAGATCTTGTGGAGCAGGCAAAAAAATGGCGCGATCAGGCGAAAAAAATGATCGATGCACTCAAAGATAGCTTTTTTTCAAGAGCGCCAGACCGGCTGCTGCAGGACATGAATAAAATGACCGGGCAGCTTTCAACGCTGATTGAGCTCGTGAAGGAATTTGAACACGGATTTCGTGAAGCGAAAGAAGAGCGTGGACTTGTGGACTTTAATGACCTGGAGCATTTTTGTCTTGATATCTTAAGGGAGCCCGGAACAAATGATCCGTCCCAGGCAGCGATCCATTACCGCAATCAATTTAAAGAAGTGCTGGTGGATGAGTATCAGGATACAAATATGGTGCAGGAAACGATTCTCCAGCTTGTCAAAACAGGAACTGAAAAGAACGGGAATCTGTTTATGGTTGGTGATGTGAAGCAGTCCATTTACCGTTTCCGCCTGGCAGAGCCGAACTTGTTTTTAGGGAAATACAGAAGCTTTCAGCAGCCTGACAGCGGACTGAAAATTGACCTTTCCATGAACTTCAGAAGCCGTCCTGAAGTGCTTGACGGGGTCAACTTTATTTTCCGTCAGATCATGGGTGAAATGGTCGGGGAAATCGATTACGATCAGGATGCAGAGCTTGTCAATGGTGCTCCTTATCCGAAGGAACAAACGACACCGGTAAAGCTTGCGCTGATTGATCAGGCAGACCCGGATGTGCCTGAGGAAACGGCCGAAGAGGTGATGGATGAGCGAGAGCTTGAGCGGTCCGTACTTGAAGCGAGATACATGATCCGTGAAATCCGTCAGATGATTGATGAAAACAGACAGGTATATGATGTAAAACAAAAAAGGTACCGTCCCCTTGCGTACAGGGATATTGTGATTTTGACGAGATCGATGACATGGACACCGGACATTATGGATGAATTCAGACAGGCCGGTATCCCTTTGTATGCCAATTTATCAACGGGGTATTTTGACGCAACAGAAGTAGCGATTATGATGTCTTTACTGAAGGTGATTGATAACCCGATGCAGGACATTCCCCTTGCGTCCGTTCTCCGGTCACCGGTGATGCGATGTACAGAGGAGCAGCTTGCAACGATACGCACCTTTGCCTCATCAGGAACGTTCTGGGATGCACTGCAGGCGTTTTATCACCAGGGTGGGAGAGCGAAGGATGAAGGGCTTCACGATAAGCTGGGCAGATTTTTGGAGAATTTGAAAAAGTGGCGGTCAATAGCGCGGATGGGATCCGTATCAGCGCTCGTCTGGCAATTGTTCCGCGATACACAATTTTACGATTTTGTCGGAGGTCTGCCTGGTGGAAAGCAGCGCCAGGCGAATCTGCGTGCGCTTTATGACCGTGCCCGTCAATATGAGTCGACTTCCTTCAGGGGGCTGTTCCGTTTTCTGCGCTTTATTGAAAGAATGCGTGATCGGGGAAATGACCTTGGAACAGCACGTGCGATCAGCGAGCAGGAAGATGTGGTCAGACTGATGACCATTCATTCCAGCAAAGGGCTTGAGTTTCCGGTTGTCTTTATTTCCGGAATGGCAAGGCAGTTTAATGAAATGGATCTTAGGGGCAGGTTTTTCCTCGATAAGGAATTTGGACTTGCCATGCCTTATGTAAATACAACGGCCAGATTAAGCTATGATACACTTCCTCAAATGGCGTTTAAGGAGAAGAAGCGTCTGGAGAACCTGGCAGAGGAAATGCGAATTCTATATGTGGCGATGACGCGGGCAAAAGAAGAGCTCATCCTGATCGGTACGGTAGCCGATGCGGAAAAAGCATTTGAAAAGTGGTCCGCTTCAGGAAATCATGCGGACTGGCTGCTGCCGGATTATACGAGAAAAGGAGCGCGCTCTTACCTTGACTGGGTCGGGGCTGCACTCGTCCGCCATCAGGATTTTCATGAAGTCCAGTCGGATCGCGTTCTGCCGGATTCATCGAAATGGAAAGTAAACCGGATCTTAAAGGAAGAACTTCAGCAAAATGAGAAAAAAGATGAGCAGGCTTCTGCCGACCTTGAGCATGTGCAAAAACATGAGCCGCTTCATGTGGATAGCTCTTATAAAGAAGAGGTACTTAACCGACTGACCTGGCACTATGCGTATGAGAATGCGTCTGTCACCCGGTCAAAACAGTCTGTGTCTGATATTAAAAGGCAAAATGAAGTCCGTGACGAATACAGTGTGGATCAGGTCGTGAAAAAAGATCGAAAAAAACTGTATGACAGACCGGCATTTATGCAGGAAGAAAAAATGACTGCTGCAGAAAGAGGAACGGTCATGCACGCAGTTATGCAGCAAATACCTTTAACGCAAAAGCCTGATCGGGAGTCTGTGCAAACACTATTAAGCGAACTCGTGTTAAAAGAGATTTTGACAGAGGAACAGGCAAAGTCAGTCAGAATCAACCAGCTGCTCGGCTTTTTTGACAGTCCTCTTGGCAAGCGGCTGTTATCTGCTAAAAGTGTCAGCAGGGAGGTTCCATTTACGATCGCTGCCTCTCCTGAAGAAGCAGGGCTTAAAGGTAAAGTGAATGACCACATTATTATTCAAGGGATTGCCGACTGTCTGTTTGAGGATGAACAGGGCTTGGTATTACTGGATTACAAAACGGATTTTACAGACCGCAGCAATCCTTTAGAAGAGGAAAAACTTGCAGCGCGATACCGGGTTCAGGTTGACTTATATAAAAAGGCTCTCGAAAAAAGCCTGAACAGGAACATTAATGAGTCGTATTTATATTTCTTCCATTCTGAAATGGTTATTAAAATGGAGGAATAA
- a CDS encoding TVP38/TMEM64 family protein, with the protein METLLDWLTVENLREIIQEYRSFGPIIGFILPILEAFLPFLPLVAFVVANANAYGILFGILLSWAGAVTGALLVFLLIRKYGDRKFLAFLRNQKQINKLTNWVERHGFGPLFLLLCFPFTPSAVVNVVAGLSRISIMQYMLAVITGKLVMISTISFIGADLVSLIREPVKTAIVLGVIVVLWIVGKRVEARINKKMERDIMIHDTQNRKRSSAGNERLENEWNRGKKKASNGSKH; encoded by the coding sequence TTGGAAACTCTTTTGGATTGGCTGACGGTAGAAAATTTGAGGGAGATTATTCAGGAATACCGGTCATTCGGACCAATCATTGGATTTATACTCCCGATTTTAGAAGCGTTTCTTCCATTTTTGCCGCTTGTAGCATTTGTAGTGGCGAATGCAAACGCATATGGAATTTTATTTGGTATTCTGCTGTCATGGGCAGGTGCTGTAACAGGTGCTCTGCTTGTGTTTCTGCTGATTCGTAAATATGGGGACAGAAAATTTCTGGCCTTTCTCCGTAATCAGAAACAGATTAATAAATTGACAAACTGGGTGGAGAGACACGGATTTGGTCCATTATTCCTTCTTCTGTGTTTTCCATTTACCCCTTCTGCTGTTGTGAATGTGGTGGCGGGTTTATCGAGAATCAGTATTATGCAGTATATGCTTGCTGTTATAACAGGAAAACTTGTCATGATCTCGACAATTTCATTTATTGGAGCTGATCTTGTATCCCTGATCAGGGAACCAGTCAAGACGGCGATTGTGTTAGGTGTTATAGTTGTGTTATGGATTGTAGGAAAACGAGTGGAAGCACGGATTAATAAAAAAATGGAACGGGATATCATGATTCATGACACCCAGAATCGCAAGCGATCTTCCGCAGGAAATGAAAGGTTGGAGAATGAATGGAATCGTGGAAAAAAGAAGGCTTCGAATGGCTCAAAGCACTAG
- a CDS encoding GNAT family N-acetyltransferase, producing the protein MLLENDHIYLGPVKENEFSEVSDWYRHETLVRRLNARPYYFETEDEIKKWWQGEKHTSYKFGIRMKDSHKLIGFVVLDGILWNQRNGWISIAIGESSEWGKGYGKEAMECCLHYAFEELNLHRIQLTVFSYNEPAIRLYAALGFTKEGSYREFIERDGKHYDMHLYGLLRREWRSIHMS; encoded by the coding sequence ATGCTGCTGGAAAATGATCATATTTATCTCGGTCCTGTTAAAGAAAATGAATTCAGTGAGGTTTCAGACTGGTATCGCCATGAAACACTTGTCAGGAGATTAAACGCAAGACCTTATTATTTTGAAACAGAAGATGAAATCAAAAAATGGTGGCAGGGTGAAAAACATACGTCCTATAAGTTTGGTATCAGGATGAAGGACAGTCACAAATTAATCGGATTCGTTGTGCTGGACGGCATTTTATGGAATCAGCGTAACGGGTGGATCTCCATTGCGATCGGTGAATCGTCAGAATGGGGAAAAGGCTATGGAAAAGAGGCGATGGAGTGTTGTCTGCATTATGCATTCGAAGAATTGAATCTCCATCGTATTCAGCTGACGGTATTCTCTTATAACGAGCCCGCCATCCGCCTGTACGCTGCACTTGGCTTCACGAAGGAAGGATCATACAGGGAATTTATTGAACGTGATGGAAAACACTACGATATGCATTTATACGGTTTGTTGCGCCGTGAGTGGAGATCAATTCATATGTCATAA